In Spirochaetales bacterium, the following are encoded in one genomic region:
- a CDS encoding class I SAM-dependent methyltransferase: protein METVMNGLDYRLMAIIFGLRDMIKPPQRVLEEARVRAGQQILDYGCGPGSYSIAAARLTGKRGTVYALDVNPLAIRSVQKKSAGKGLPNIVTIQSDCRTGLGDKSIDRVLLYDIYHILTDPRPILKEIYRVMKDDAELSFSDHHMTTNQIIRNDRLIGYFEPIRFSDSSIAFRKRESVL from the coding sequence ATGGAAACGGTGATGAACGGCCTGGATTACCGGCTGATGGCGATTATATTCGGACTTCGCGATATGATCAAACCGCCTCAGCGGGTACTGGAAGAAGCCCGCGTGCGGGCGGGACAACAGATTCTCGATTACGGCTGCGGTCCCGGAAGTTATTCGATTGCGGCGGCCCGATTGACGGGGAAAAGGGGGACGGTGTATGCCCTCGATGTGAATCCCCTTGCGATACGGAGTGTGCAAAAAAAATCCGCCGGAAAGGGACTTCCGAATATCGTGACGATACAAAGCGATTGCAGAACGGGACTCGGCGATAAAAGTATCGATCGTGTTCTCTTATACGACATCTACCACATCCTCACCGATCCCCGCCCGATTTTAAAAGAGATATACAGGGTCATGAAGGATGATGCCGAACTCTCTTTCAGCGACCATCATATGACGACAAATCAGATTATCCGGAACGACCGGCTTATCGGATATTTCGAACCGATACGGTTCTCCGACAGCTCCATCGCATTCAGAAAAAGGGAATCCGTATTATAG
- a CDS encoding ankyrin repeat domain-containing protein: MKTPARLLRPQVKRLIGLFLILFAAGGLLLLFFLPGVLAMVISGCIVLCCCAVPVVTAVVFSSSPVLSPKKLLFGTAAPVFGLLFLVIALPGVPDAVRPFGGIFCPDGYSGYIPSALPQRDRSSGESGPAASRIDGTCRSEYGTAHVGGRTVLIGMAAVYLFFSFSVIGISLAVRRFTHNRLSAAKRVVVFSIAAVLFAGFCYFPVSRLINGFLYAGTSHLLVSAAAYDDRDTIIMLLQKGVSVDSVDEGGKTALHAAARIGNTGLVKFLLNNGACPDSRDYNGETPLMDAVYGRKAEAIRLLLAYGADPGLRNKAGMTAFDLAVSEKNTELIGILNPAGG, encoded by the coding sequence GTGAAAACACCGGCGCGATTACTTCGGCCGCAGGTTAAACGACTCATCGGGCTTTTTCTGATTCTCTTTGCGGCGGGGGGACTGCTGCTTCTTTTTTTTCTGCCCGGCGTACTGGCGATGGTCATTTCCGGTTGTATCGTCCTTTGCTGCTGCGCGGTCCCGGTCGTGACGGCCGTCGTTTTTTCGTCGAGCCCCGTTCTTTCGCCCAAAAAATTGTTGTTCGGAACAGCCGCGCCCGTATTCGGCCTTCTTTTTCTCGTTATCGCCCTGCCTGGTGTTCCGGATGCCGTACGCCCGTTCGGCGGTATTTTCTGCCCCGACGGGTATTCAGGTTATATCCCGTCGGCCTTGCCCCAACGCGACCGGTCTTCAGGTGAATCCGGTCCCGCTGCATCCCGGATCGACGGCACCTGCAGGAGTGAATACGGAACGGCGCATGTCGGGGGCAGGACGGTCCTTATCGGGATGGCGGCGGTCTATTTGTTTTTCTCTTTTTCGGTAATCGGGATTTCTCTTGCGGTACGGCGTTTCACTCATAACAGGCTTTCTGCGGCGAAACGGGTGGTCGTGTTTTCGATTGCCGCCGTCCTGTTTGCGGGATTTTGTTATTTTCCCGTTTCCCGGCTCATCAATGGCTTTCTTTACGCGGGAACGTCTCACCTTCTCGTTTCGGCGGCAGCGTATGACGACCGCGATACGATCATCATGCTTCTGCAGAAGGGGGTGAGCGTCGATTCGGTCGATGAAGGAGGGAAAACGGCGCTTCATGCCGCCGCCCGAATCGGCAATACCGGGCTTGTTAAGTTTTTACTGAATAACGGCGCCTGTCCCGACAGCCGGGACTATAACGGGGAAACGCCGTTGATGGATGCCGTGTATGGACGGAAAGCGGAAGCGATACGTCTTCTTCTCGCTTATGGAGCGGATCCGGGGTTACGAAACAAAGCGGGAATGACGGCGTTCGATCTGGCGGTCTCGGAAAAAAATACCGAACTCATCGGTATATTGAATCCTGCCGGGGGATAG
- a CDS encoding bifunctional folylpolyglutamate synthase/dihydrofolate synthase — protein sequence MKQDVHFNRKTDVFEYFESLTNLERSGDFSHRHYRPEHMLALLDAFFNPHLGCKTIHVAGTKGKGSTAAFIASILGAGGFKTGLYTSPHVSTYDERITVNGKTIADDIIVSIANNICDTIAHTGNILPTTFEMLTLLAFCVFRHQHCDIAVIEVGIGGRLDATNVVLPEAAVITPIELEHTDVLGSTITEIASEKAGIIKPGIPVFSGFQQPAVGNIIKEKSRSMHAPFYSLDESIEELSSSLSEEGTEVSMKFRESSPFSCFLSMIGCFQAENAALAVLTLRTILPDINSRCYQEGLKKAFLPGRMEIMQHSPPLVIDGAHTPFAVEKALQSFRTLYPEAGILIFGSIKGKNHRKMAEICASAFRTIIVSKPGSFKESDPDALYRLFLTLNPNTILKKHPADALKTALLYSDKKIPILVTGSFYMVSEIRALFISKKDTDVFPDTPNAFSLTD from the coding sequence ATGAAACAGGACGTGCATTTTAACCGCAAGACGGATGTCTTTGAGTATTTCGAATCATTGACCAACCTCGAACGGTCGGGCGATTTCTCTCACCGTCATTACCGCCCCGAACATATGTTAGCCCTGCTCGATGCTTTTTTCAATCCGCACCTCGGCTGTAAAACGATTCATGTCGCGGGGACAAAAGGAAAAGGCTCCACCGCCGCTTTTATCGCATCCATATTGGGCGCCGGGGGTTTTAAAACAGGACTCTATACATCACCCCACGTATCTACCTATGACGAACGAATCACCGTCAACGGAAAAACGATCGCCGACGATATCATCGTCTCGATCGCAAACAATATATGCGATACAATCGCTCATACCGGTAACATACTGCCCACCACATTCGAAATGCTTACCCTGCTTGCGTTTTGTGTGTTCAGGCACCAACACTGCGATATCGCCGTGATCGAGGTCGGGATCGGCGGCAGACTCGATGCCACGAATGTGGTCCTCCCCGAAGCCGCCGTCATTACTCCCATCGAACTCGAACATACCGATGTCCTTGGTTCGACAATCACGGAAATAGCCTCGGAAAAAGCAGGGATCATCAAACCCGGAATCCCCGTTTTTTCAGGCTTCCAGCAGCCGGCGGTCGGAAATATAATAAAGGAGAAAAGCCGTTCAATGCACGCACCCTTTTACTCCCTTGATGAATCCATAGAAGAGCTTTCCTCCTCATTATCCGAAGAAGGAACAGAGGTCAGCATGAAATTCAGGGAATCTTCTCCCTTCTCCTGTTTCCTGTCCATGATCGGGTGCTTTCAAGCTGAAAATGCCGCCCTCGCCGTTTTGACATTACGGACAATACTTCCGGATATCAACTCACGGTGTTATCAAGAAGGACTAAAAAAAGCCTTTCTTCCCGGCCGGATGGAAATCATGCAACACTCACCGCCCCTGGTCATCGACGGCGCCCACACGCCCTTTGCCGTTGAAAAAGCCTTGCAGAGTTTCAGGACCCTTTACCCGGAAGCCGGAATTCTTATCTTCGGCTCCATTAAAGGAAAAAACCACCGGAAGATGGCGGAAATCTGTGCCTCTGCCTTCAGGACGATCATCGTTTCGAAACCCGGTTCATTCAAAGAAAGCGACCCCGATGCCCTCTATCGTCTTTTTTTAACATTGAACCCCAACACCATATTAAAGAAGCATCCTGCAGACGCACTGAAAACGGCGCTGCTTTATTCGGATAAAAAAATACCGATACTGGTGACCGGCTCGTTTTACATGGTTTCGGAGATACGGGCATTATTCATATCGAAAAAAGATACAGACGTTTTTCCCGATACTCCGAATGCATTTTCCTTGACAGATTAA
- a CDS encoding thiazole biosynthesis protein yields MEEKISQSIIQGYFKKLTDHLHVDVAIAGAGPSGLVAAFDLAKKGRKVAVFERKLAPGGGTWGGGMLFNEIVVQEDACRILDDFDIRYKPAGQGYVTSDSVEFASGLILGALHAGAVIFNGISVVDIVFKRNKVSGVVILWTPIHHLDMHVDPLVVTSEAVLDGTGHPSEIVRYATKKAGIKIDTESGDIMGEKPMWVESGEASTVENTKRLCDGLYASGMAANNVSGGFRMGPIFGGMLKSGRKVAQLIMKDLG; encoded by the coding sequence ATGGAAGAAAAGATTTCACAGTCGATTATTCAAGGGTATTTCAAAAAACTGACGGATCACCTGCATGTCGATGTAGCGATTGCGGGGGCGGGTCCGTCGGGGCTGGTAGCCGCGTTCGATCTCGCGAAAAAGGGCAGAAAAGTGGCTGTTTTTGAACGAAAGCTTGCACCGGGGGGCGGGACATGGGGCGGAGGAATGTTATTCAACGAGATCGTCGTTCAGGAGGATGCGTGCCGCATTCTGGATGATTTTGATATCCGTTACAAGCCGGCGGGACAGGGGTATGTTACCTCCGATTCGGTCGAGTTCGCGAGCGGCCTTATCCTGGGCGCGCTTCATGCGGGAGCCGTCATTTTTAACGGCATCAGTGTGGTCGATATCGTGTTCAAGAGGAACAAGGTGTCGGGCGTTGTCATTCTCTGGACCCCCATTCACCACCTCGACATGCATGTCGATCCCCTCGTCGTCACCTCGGAAGCGGTGCTCGACGGAACCGGTCACCCCAGCGAGATTGTCAGGTACGCGACGAAAAAGGCCGGTATCAAAATCGACACGGAATCGGGGGATATTATGGGTGAAAAACCGATGTGGGTGGAAAGCGGTGAAGCGTCGACCGTTGAAAATACGAAACGCCTCTGTGACGGACTCTATGCGTCGGGCATGGCGGCGAACAATGTAAGCGGCGGTTTCAGGATGGGACCGATATTCGGCGGCATGTTGAAGAGCGGGCGCAAAGTCGCCCAGCTTATCATGAAAGACCTCGGATAA
- a CDS encoding plasmid pRiA4b ORF-3 family protein yields the protein MTVHLKENIKSFIKNTQKEFEIGEIVEAIGTSLPTPVPDCETRILNQLKIDRNLFHDDETSLFIPRSLYFDKARFLLVPTNEEIGAGILVPGHRFLPFCNPEIFPPECTLCPEDGIIVEKIKTRMNLDDVTIYLSLLGHDVIPDYLIYDDEANTEIFLCDHPESEEVIITVFDMQDLYRRYGMKDGDAFIVTVGNWAKGEYRFTYISKEEREKEKWAVKQWIADLESGFLRAFTKLGLPALISEQLAYAFYLGGEELIRHPLLNIGNFLASNDVVELKYIGSKSFLWLKDEEIRTEDISTPHVMKGDFDSLNDILTDINAPISSVEIEAFMRNELFHRKTSCEDAVERCLQYLDLHFYDQFQEDMFYRFIDELWEDITKQYNYFKDQAAGIVREKALALQNNFMEWIETLQERGFSINILIPEDIVLVSHGFESLRIILETCNDPEAFDNDGDIDFDDELEKTEALIRHIMETVEKRFEPDLKLVKKESPESVLILKIILRDIKPEIWRRIRIPGNRTLSELHSAIQTAMGWENYHLHSFWAGGVEYGDPSDNETEDVADESTVAIDRILGKEGTSITYEYDFGDSWLHTVTVEEIIPADRLDEDDRRIIKCLDGERSCPPEDCGGPPGYEHLVEILKNPSHTHYEKMRKWAADFDPEEFDIETINRKFFG from the coding sequence ATGACGGTTCACCTGAAAGAAAATATAAAATCGTTTATCAAAAATACTCAGAAAGAATTCGAAATCGGGGAAATAGTCGAAGCAATCGGCACATCCCTTCCGACCCCTGTGCCTGATTGTGAAACGCGGATTCTCAATCAGCTGAAGATCGACCGGAATCTCTTTCACGATGATGAAACATCCCTGTTTATTCCCCGCTCGCTCTATTTCGACAAGGCCAGGTTTCTTCTCGTACCGACAAACGAAGAAATAGGGGCGGGCATTCTGGTCCCCGGACACCGTTTTCTCCCGTTCTGTAATCCCGAAATTTTTCCGCCGGAATGTACGCTTTGTCCTGAAGACGGTATCATCGTGGAAAAAATAAAAACCCGGATGAACCTGGATGATGTGACCATTTATCTGTCTCTCCTGGGGCACGATGTCATTCCGGATTACCTTATTTATGACGATGAAGCAAATACCGAAATTTTTCTTTGCGACCACCCGGAATCGGAAGAAGTGATTATAACCGTTTTTGACATGCAGGACCTCTATCGCAGATACGGCATGAAGGACGGTGACGCTTTCATCGTAACGGTAGGAAACTGGGCGAAAGGTGAATACCGGTTTACATATATTTCAAAAGAAGAGCGGGAAAAGGAAAAATGGGCGGTGAAGCAGTGGATAGCCGATCTCGAATCGGGTTTCCTGCGTGCTTTTACGAAACTGGGCCTTCCGGCACTCATAAGCGAACAACTCGCTTATGCCTTTTATCTTGGCGGGGAAGAACTGATCAGACATCCCCTCCTCAATATCGGAAATTTTCTCGCCTCAAATGATGTGGTTGAATTGAAATATATCGGCTCCAAATCCTTTCTGTGGCTAAAGGATGAAGAAATCAGGACGGAAGATATCAGCACCCCCCATGTCATGAAAGGGGATTTCGACTCCCTGAATGACATTCTCACCGATATCAATGCACCGATCTCATCCGTTGAGATTGAAGCCTTTATGCGAAACGAGCTTTTTCACAGAAAAACCTCGTGTGAAGATGCCGTGGAACGATGTCTTCAATACCTCGACCTGCACTTCTATGATCAATTTCAGGAAGACATGTTTTATCGGTTTATCGATGAATTATGGGAAGACATTACCAAGCAATATAACTATTTCAAGGACCAGGCCGCCGGTATCGTACGGGAAAAAGCCCTTGCTTTGCAAAACAATTTTATGGAATGGATAGAAACATTGCAGGAACGGGGATTTTCGATTAATATCCTGATCCCCGAAGATATTGTCCTCGTCTCGCATGGCTTTGAATCCTTGAGAATTATTCTCGAAACCTGCAACGACCCCGAAGCTTTCGATAATGACGGCGACATCGATTTCGATGATGAACTCGAAAAAACGGAAGCGTTGATCCGGCATATTATGGAGACGGTGGAAAAAAGATTCGAACCGGACCTCAAGCTTGTAAAAAAGGAGAGTCCTGAGTCCGTGTTGATTCTCAAGATCATACTCCGGGACATCAAACCGGAGATATGGCGGAGAATACGTATTCCCGGGAACAGGACCCTTTCGGAACTTCATTCGGCCATCCAGACGGCAATGGGATGGGAAAATTACCATCTTCACTCCTTTTGGGCCGGCGGTGTCGAATATGGCGATCCTTCGGATAATGAGACTGAGGATGTCGCCGATGAAAGCACTGTCGCCATCGATCGGATCCTTGGAAAAGAGGGAACCTCGATCACCTATGAATACGATTTCGGTGACAGCTGGCTCCATACCGTTACGGTCGAGGAGATCATTCCGGCCGACCGGCTTGACGAAGACGATCGCCGGATCATCAAATGCCTTGACGGCGAACGCTCATGTCCCCCGGAAGACTGCGGCGGACCTCCGGGTTATGAGCATCTCGTTGAGATTCTCAAAAACCCCTCGCATACTCACTACGAGAAAATGAGAAAATGGGCGGCGGATTTCGATCCGGAAGAATTCGATATCGAAACGATAAACAGGAAATTCTTTGGCTGA
- a CDS encoding GGDEF domain-containing protein: MIHVFLILDQFSVRGEVFAFDASLFKVHRIYCTDLDSYLSRQAAKVKKTNDGVVFIDSSFFDKEKVAGIDRIFEKYGRRTRLPIIVFCPPEKLRVNREYKLSNRDFTYCLQTNEAGYSEVYLKNLSQFITIILEISLWHERINDFIINSFRINVDHVSISRQKLEIEKLNRELIKLSTIDYLTSVLNRRAFFESMERERKRVLRFLWRLENEGNDKIKKERRAIYKHKPIGTIKDHCCKFSLVIIDIDNFKSVNDTRGHIVGDMVLKRVAETLLSPDLLRETDSTGRYGGEEFTILLADTNERNAFIVAERIHSRINNLEFLDSDKKNFSITVSIGISEFNTNDENIEAIIKRADDALYYAKNHGKNRIIRYSEICEGMT, from the coding sequence ATGATTCATGTTTTTTTGATTCTGGATCAGTTTAGCGTCAGGGGAGAAGTGTTCGCATTCGATGCTTCTCTTTTTAAAGTTCACCGTATATATTGTACCGATCTCGATTCATACCTTTCAAGGCAGGCCGCCAAAGTAAAAAAAACAAACGACGGGGTTGTCTTTATCGATTCCTCTTTTTTCGATAAGGAAAAAGTGGCTGGAATCGACCGGATTTTTGAAAAATACGGCCGCCGTACCAGGCTGCCGATTATCGTTTTCTGTCCCCCGGAGAAACTTCGCGTCAACCGTGAATACAAACTCTCCAACAGGGATTTTACCTATTGCCTGCAGACGAATGAAGCCGGATACAGCGAGGTCTATTTAAAAAATCTCAGCCAGTTTATAACGATTATTCTGGAAATTTCGCTTTGGCATGAACGGATTAATGATTTCATTATCAATTCATTCAGGATCAATGTCGATCACGTGTCTATCAGCCGGCAGAAACTCGAGATAGAGAAACTCAACAGGGAACTCATAAAACTGAGTACGATTGATTATCTCACATCGGTATTAAACCGGAGGGCCTTTTTCGAATCCATGGAAAGAGAACGGAAGCGTGTTCTTCGATTCTTATGGAGATTGGAGAACGAAGGCAATGACAAAATAAAAAAAGAAAGAAGAGCGATATATAAACATAAACCCATCGGGACAATCAAGGATCATTGCTGTAAATTTTCCCTCGTTATTATCGATATCGATAATTTCAAATCGGTCAACGATACGAGAGGCCATATCGTCGGTGATATGGTACTCAAACGGGTCGCGGAAACCCTCCTCTCACCCGATCTGCTGCGTGAAACCGATTCGACGGGAAGGTACGGTGGGGAAGAGTTCACCATTTTGCTCGCCGACACAAACGAGCGGAACGCCTTTATTGTTGCCGAGCGGATTCATTCGCGAATCAACAATCTGGAGTTTTTGGATTCGGATAAAAAAAACTTTTCGATTACCGTCAGTATAGGGATTTCGGAATTCAATACGAATGATGAAAATATCGAAGCGATTATAAAGAGAGCGGATGATGCCCTTTATTATGCAAAAAACCATGGGAAAAACCGGATTATCCGCTATAGTGAGATTTGTGAGGGAATGACATAA
- a CDS encoding glycosyltransferase, whose translation MTSIEIFRKELIKLGHNIYVFCPIVKRHTSESRKEEEKNNIFRYFALSYPLYREYKLVIPFPTKLKKIKNLNLDIIHFHTPLFMGLFATYLSRRLKIPLIQTYHTYIAEYVHYIPLPKKILTPLAIRLSKFYCDYSVFVLSPSSIIKDVLLGYGVTSDIIILPTGIEQFNGKIRRNEETRKKYDIPLRKKILICVGRITKEKNFPFLIQAFAHIQKQVPDTILLFIGDGPVRGYLQNQAKKLGIGDKVIFLGYITRNEVMNILAASDIFIFASRTETQGLSLLEAMAAGTPVVAVKAMGVIDIVKNNKGGYLTDPDKHEFTKRVVELLRNAALYDRKSTEAKEVSEMYSSRRLTVQLLDCYQKAITAHKSSV comes from the coding sequence GTGACGTCAATTGAAATATTCAGAAAGGAATTGATCAAACTCGGTCACAATATCTATGTATTTTGTCCGATCGTAAAGAGACATACCTCAGAATCAAGAAAAGAAGAAGAAAAAAACAATATCTTTCGATATTTTGCCTTGTCCTACCCCCTTTACCGGGAATACAAACTCGTCATCCCCTTCCCGACAAAGCTGAAAAAAATCAAAAACCTCAACCTGGATATCATCCACTTCCACACACCGTTATTCATGGGGCTTTTTGCAACATACTTAAGCAGGCGGCTAAAAATCCCCCTTATCCAGACATATCATACCTATATCGCGGAATATGTACATTACATACCGCTGCCGAAGAAAATCCTCACACCGCTGGCAATCCGGTTAAGCAAATTCTATTGCGATTATTCGGTTTTTGTCCTGTCCCCTTCGAGTATTATAAAAGATGTTTTACTTGGATACGGAGTCACTTCCGATATTATCATACTCCCCACCGGGATCGAACAATTTAACGGAAAAATCCGCCGTAACGAGGAGACCAGAAAAAAATACGACATCCCCCTCCGGAAAAAAATACTGATCTGTGTCGGAAGAATTACAAAAGAAAAGAATTTTCCTTTTCTTATCCAGGCGTTTGCTCATATTCAGAAACAGGTACCGGATACCATTCTTCTTTTTATCGGGGACGGGCCCGTCCGTGGATATCTCCAGAACCAGGCTAAAAAATTGGGAATCGGTGACAAGGTAATATTCCTCGGTTATATTACAAGGAACGAAGTCATGAACATACTCGCGGCTTCGGATATATTTATCTTTGCTTCCCGTACGGAAACACAAGGGTTGTCACTGCTTGAAGCCATGGCGGCGGGTACTCCGGTTGTCGCGGTCAAGGCGATGGGTGTTATCGATATCGTAAAGAATAACAAGGGGGGATATCTCACGGATCCGGATAAACATGAATTCACGAAAAGGGTTGTCGAGCTTCTCCGAAACGCAGCGTTGTACGATCGAAAATCGACGGAAGCAAAAGAAGTATCGGAAATGTATTCATCCAGACGACTCACGGTTCAACTCCTGGACTGTTATCAGAAAGCAATCACCGCCCATAAATCGTCTGTTTGA
- a CDS encoding dockerin type I repeat-containing protein, whose product MKTKATLCIMLIFFLPAAVLSAQNYDSLGRTCYVDSSNGNDGNDGLSESSPKRTLAAVPSDCAVVRFKRGSVYQGRLDIPYSSNIQVYTNYGRATDPLPHFMVSHDPGQGPVIITFKGPITFDGLYLSGARGDNTMVHDFTPDSNGKIDGIVGGVAAFLGGATTFINNEIDDSDIGIMVAGQNTLVKGNYVHDLIMGIDEEPGVDPNLVGGAEGIFVNTANCEVCYNSFVNCTGPARWVGGFVDCDGGATEISAQATDDPNANIYNVHIHHNYSYNCCGFFEVASFFDDSGQNRRGTVRDISLHDNVIIDSGWMGLLQVNNTILRNVQFYNNTLIQRPGSVNEGMLWSIFTATSSGFTGGVVDRDTVFLTNNLFVLDRVTPDPQFQIHENFNSQNNIVRTYSGTGDADYNDLGFANIAGNEAGDFDLTRQGSPAVDTGVMHLDNQFDYFDRTRPNGGGPDIGAFEYYGGSSATTPPGTGMIGDTNSDGVINIVDALLVAQYYVGLNPAAFNPAPADADCDGDVDIVDALRIAQYYVGLISRFC is encoded by the coding sequence ATGAAAACAAAAGCAACATTATGTATCATGCTGATCTTCTTTTTGCCGGCGGCGGTTCTCTCCGCACAGAACTACGACTCTCTCGGCCGCACCTGCTATGTCGACAGCTCGAACGGCAATGACGGCAATGACGGACTTTCGGAATCTTCGCCGAAGAGAACACTCGCCGCCGTCCCGTCGGATTGCGCGGTCGTCCGCTTCAAGCGGGGCAGCGTGTATCAGGGACGGCTCGATATTCCGTACTCATCCAATATTCAGGTCTACACCAATTACGGAAGGGCGACCGATCCCCTCCCCCACTTTATGGTCTCGCACGATCCGGGGCAGGGTCCGGTGATCATCACCTTCAAGGGCCCGATTACCTTCGACGGTCTGTATTTGTCCGGCGCACGGGGGGACAACACCATGGTCCATGATTTTACCCCGGATTCGAACGGAAAAATCGACGGTATCGTCGGCGGTGTCGCCGCGTTTTTAGGGGGAGCCACAACATTTATCAACAATGAGATAGACGATAGTGATATCGGTATTATGGTGGCCGGCCAGAACACGCTCGTGAAGGGCAACTACGTCCACGACCTGATCATGGGCATCGACGAGGAACCCGGCGTCGATCCCAATCTGGTGGGCGGTGCCGAGGGAATTTTCGTCAACACGGCCAATTGCGAAGTGTGCTACAACAGCTTCGTCAACTGCACGGGGCCTGCCAGGTGGGTCGGCGGGTTCGTCGACTGTGACGGCGGCGCCACCGAAATCTCCGCCCAGGCCACCGACGATCCCAATGCCAATATTTACAATGTGCACATACACCATAACTATTCATACAATTGCTGCGGGTTTTTCGAGGTGGCCTCTTTCTTTGACGACTCGGGTCAGAACAGAAGGGGCACGGTAAGAGATATTTCACTGCACGATAACGTCATTATCGACAGCGGGTGGATGGGGCTGCTTCAGGTAAACAACACGATCCTCCGAAACGTGCAGTTCTACAACAACACCCTCATTCAGCGCCCGGGGTCCGTCAACGAAGGGATGTTATGGAGCATATTCACCGCCACATCGTCCGGATTCACGGGGGGCGTCGTGGACAGGGACACGGTGTTTCTCACCAACAATCTGTTTGTCCTCGACCGCGTAACTCCCGACCCGCAATTCCAGATTCACGAGAATTTCAATTCCCAAAACAATATCGTCCGGACGTATTCCGGCACGGGAGACGCCGACTACAACGATCTGGGGTTTGCCAACATCGCGGGGAACGAGGCCGGCGATTTCGATCTGACAAGGCAGGGAAGCCCGGCCGTCGACACGGGGGTTATGCATCTGGACAACCAGTTCGATTATTTTGACAGAACCCGCCCGAACGGCGGCGGCCCCGATATCGGTGCCTTTGAATATTATGGCGGAAGCAGTGCGACCACACCCCCGGGTACCGGCATGATCGGGGATACGAACTCCGACGGGGTGATAAATATTGTCGACGCCCTCCTTGTCGCCCAGTATTACGTGGGACTGAACCCGGCCGCGTTCAATCCGGCGCCCGCAGACGCGGATTGTGACGGTGATGTCGATATCGTCGATGCTTTACGAATCGCGCAATATTACGTCGGCCTTATCTC
- the thiE gene encoding thiamine phosphate synthase — translation MEKTFGLYVIISDPEGSYTRYAEAAVKAGAGFVQLRMKKAPRKDIIRVAGEIRSITLGSSTRFIVNDDVLAAAAVDADGVHLGQDDMPLHIARAIWNEPRKLYGLSTHNLAQARAAAALKPDYIGVGPVFPTPTKEHPDPVLGLSAMGDIVREIPLVAVAIGGITIENVRDVLEHGAVNFCAVRAIMRSNDPFGTMIAFREIWEEMTAF, via the coding sequence ATGGAAAAAACATTCGGCCTCTATGTCATCATCTCTGACCCGGAAGGATCATACACCCGGTACGCCGAAGCCGCGGTAAAGGCGGGAGCCGGGTTTGTGCAGCTCAGGATGAAAAAGGCCCCCAGAAAGGATATTATCCGGGTTGCCGGGGAGATACGGTCGATAACGCTCGGAAGTTCCACGCGTTTCATTGTGAATGACGATGTTCTTGCCGCGGCAGCGGTCGACGCGGACGGAGTTCACCTGGGACAGGATGATATGCCGCTTCATATCGCCCGCGCCATATGGAACGAGCCGCGTAAATTGTACGGGCTTTCGACACACAACCTGGCCCAGGCCCGGGCGGCGGCCGCATTGAAGCCGGATTACATCGGTGTGGGACCTGTATTTCCAACGCCAACAAAAGAACACCCCGATCCGGTGCTGGGCCTTTCGGCCATGGGAGATATCGTCAGGGAAATACCGCTCGTCGCCGTTGCGATCGGCGGCATCACGATCGAGAACGTCCGGGACGTGCTCGAGCATGGTGCCGTCAATTTTTGCGCGGTGAGGGCGATCATGCGGAGTAATGATCCCTTCGGAACGATGATTGCCTTCAGAGAGATCTGGGAGGAGATGACGGCTTTCTGA